The Nicotiana tomentosiformis chromosome 2, ASM39032v3, whole genome shotgun sequence genome includes the window caccattctttttcatctcgggaaggccaatgtagtagaTGGCGCTTTGAGTAGGAAGACTGAGAGCATGGGGAGTTTTGCTTTTATACCGGTTCGGGAGAGACCGTTAGTGTTGGATATTCAGGATTTGGCCAACaggttcatgaggttggatgtttcggagccaaGAAGGGTTTTTCCTTGTGTTGTGTCACAGTtatctttgtttgagtgcatcaagacgcatcagtatgatgatccccacttgcttctCCTTAAGGACGCGGTGCAaaatggtgatgccaaggagatgACTATTTGTGGTGATGGGGTATTG containing:
- the LOC138906130 gene encoding uncharacterized protein; translation: MSCKVFTDHRSLQQLFTQKDLNLRQRRWLDLLKDYDITILFHLGKANVVDGALSRKTESMGSFAFIPVRERPLVLDIQDLANRFMRLDVSEPRRVFPCVVSQLSLFECIKTHQYDDPHLLLLKDAVQNGDAKEMTICGDGVLRLQGWISMPNVDGLQEFILAEAHSLQYSIHPVSVKMYHDLKQHY